The DNA sequence GCGGTCATGCACCGCCGGGTCGCGCACCACCCCGCCCTTGCCGACCTCGGCCTTGCCGGCCTCGAACTGCGGCTTGATCAGCGCCAGCAGCCGCGCCCCGGGTCTGGCGAACCCCATCGGCACCGCCAGCACCTTGGCCAGCCCGATGAAACTGGCATCGCAGACGATCAGGTCGACCGGCTCGGGGATATGCTCGGGCGTCAGCAGCCGCGCGCTCAATTGCTCCAGCACGACCACCCGCGGATCGCTGCGCAGCTTCCACGCCAGCTGGTTGGTCCCCGAATCGACCGCAAAGACCCGCGCCGCGCCGCGCGACAGCAGCACATCCGTAAACCCCCCCGTGGACGACCCCACGTCGATCGCCACCGCGCCCGCCACCTCCCAGCCGAAATGGTCAAGCCCATGCGCCAGCTTGACCCCGCCGCGCGACACCCAGGGGTGGTCCCGCCCCTTCACC is a window from the Polymorphobacter fuscus genome containing:
- a CDS encoding TlyA family RNA methyltransferase codes for the protein MKTRIDQLLAERGLAESRTRAQALILAGLVYVGTRKVAKAGEMVAADAEVTVKGRDHPWVSRGGVKLAHGLDHFGWEVAGAVAIDVGSSTGGFTDVLLSRGAARVFAVDSGTNQLAWKLRSDPRVVVLEQLSARLLTPEHIPEPVDLIVCDASFIGLAKVLAVPMGFARPGARLLALIKPQFEAGKAEVGKGGVVRDPAVHDRVCAEVAAWLGAQDGWRVLGVERSPITGPEGNVEFLIAGERG